In the Leptospira sp. WS4.C2 genome, one interval contains:
- a CDS encoding NAD(P)-binding domain-containing protein, producing the protein MWPSSYFRWLTKSVPMGPVEIYPELSDTYETNLPNVFIIGDLTGVPLLKLAAESGVNVWKHIRNNSSNCLDAVIIGSGPAGLSCAYEASRLGKKYVVLEANLPFQTIQSYPKQKPIFAEPKNFESLSKLKIQDTTKEDLLEYLNELLKKEPIELQTGKRVSAIQYDGFHYSVKTEAGDSYLTNSVVIAIGKSGDPKRLGVKGESHPSVFYRLFDPYDTKDKSIVIVGGGDSAVEAAIACSTYAREVSLIHRGKEFQRPKEENRKVLEEKVREGKIKLFMEAEVTEITEQNIFLKTLKSSIKLKSDLVYVLIGTTPPISFLKKIGIKIQNEKSLSDWIGFSSLFSFAVLAYFGKASFYGPGWFSSLATAFAGISVLSLFLFAYLRLKSGLGSFQPWVIIRNTYLFVAFVYFIFIYLAATYFNEMVFGKYPSFHYTMLYSLTILVFGIRRILVRKTDYIFYQTLSLIFIQVLFLFLLPELVLPALGDLGYLGSPDGYIRKEIFPNDAYWKAYGFILAWPLSMGVLYDGGITNFWLGYGFLFSFGFIPFLVYRYGKGAYCGWICSCGGLAETLGDEHRQKMPHGKWAYRLEHSGQYILLVAFLLTLLKLVGVYGKLINPSLAMSESIADSVKWLYDIIVDIGLAGVVGVGFYFLLSGRIWCRMFCPLASLMHIYAKSSRFRIFSDKKKCISCNICTKNCHQGIDVMGYASRGMPMDSIQCVRCSACVSLCPTDVLEFGQLTSSGVRYDSIQAKLRK; encoded by the coding sequence ATGTGGCCCTCTTCTTATTTTCGTTGGTTAACCAAGTCCGTCCCCATGGGACCGGTAGAAATCTATCCAGAACTTTCAGATACCTATGAAACCAACCTTCCTAATGTATTTATCATTGGAGACCTAACTGGTGTTCCTTTGCTAAAATTGGCGGCCGAAAGCGGAGTGAATGTTTGGAAACACATCCGAAACAATAGTTCAAATTGTTTGGATGCAGTGATTATTGGATCTGGTCCCGCAGGTTTGTCTTGTGCATATGAAGCCAGTCGGTTGGGAAAAAAATATGTAGTTCTCGAAGCAAACCTACCATTTCAAACCATCCAAAGTTATCCAAAACAAAAACCAATTTTTGCTGAACCGAAAAACTTCGAATCTTTATCCAAACTTAAAATTCAAGATACTACAAAAGAGGATTTGTTAGAATATCTCAATGAGTTATTAAAAAAAGAACCAATCGAACTACAAACAGGCAAACGAGTTTCTGCCATCCAATATGATGGTTTTCATTATTCTGTAAAAACAGAAGCAGGAGATTCTTATCTTACAAATTCAGTAGTGATTGCAATTGGAAAATCGGGTGATCCAAAACGTTTGGGTGTGAAGGGGGAATCCCATCCTTCTGTTTTCTACCGTCTCTTCGATCCTTATGATACAAAGGATAAGTCGATTGTGATTGTCGGAGGAGGTGATAGTGCAGTAGAAGCAGCTATCGCATGTTCAACTTATGCAAGAGAAGTTAGCCTTATTCATAGAGGAAAGGAATTTCAAAGACCGAAAGAGGAAAATAGAAAAGTTTTGGAGGAGAAAGTTCGAGAGGGTAAAATAAAACTTTTTATGGAAGCAGAGGTGACGGAAATAACAGAACAAAATATTTTTCTGAAAACTCTCAAATCGTCCATCAAACTCAAATCTGATTTAGTTTATGTTTTGATCGGAACCACACCACCAATTTCGTTCTTAAAAAAAATAGGAATCAAAATCCAAAATGAAAAGTCACTTTCTGATTGGATTGGATTCTCTTCGCTTTTTTCATTTGCTGTTCTGGCTTATTTTGGGAAGGCTTCTTTTTATGGACCTGGATGGTTTTCCTCCTTGGCCACAGCCTTTGCTGGTATATCGGTTCTTTCATTATTTCTTTTTGCGTATTTGAGGTTAAAGAGCGGATTAGGATCTTTTCAACCTTGGGTTATTATTAGAAATACCTATCTTTTTGTTGCCTTCGTTTATTTCATTTTTATATATCTAGCCGCTACTTATTTTAATGAAATGGTTTTCGGTAAGTATCCTTCCTTTCATTATACCATGTTATACTCTCTAACCATATTGGTTTTTGGTATCCGAAGGATTTTAGTTAGGAAAACAGATTATATTTTTTATCAAACCCTTAGTTTGATTTTTATACAAGTTTTGTTTTTGTTTTTGTTACCAGAACTAGTTTTACCTGCGCTTGGAGATTTGGGTTATTTAGGTAGTCCCGATGGATACATTCGTAAGGAGATCTTTCCTAATGATGCTTACTGGAAAGCATACGGTTTTATTTTGGCCTGGCCTCTCAGTATGGGAGTGTTGTATGATGGTGGGATCACCAATTTTTGGTTAGGTTATGGATTTCTCTTCAGTTTTGGATTTATTCCTTTTTTAGTTTATCGGTATGGGAAGGGAGCATATTGTGGTTGGATTTGTTCTTGTGGTGGCCTTGCGGAAACCTTAGGTGATGAACATAGACAAAAGATGCCTCACGGGAAATGGGCTTATCGTTTGGAACATTCTGGACAATACATCCTTCTTGTTGCTTTTCTGCTTACGCTACTAAAGTTAGTTGGAGTGTATGGTAAGCTAATTAATCCAAGTTTGGCGATGAGTGAGTCCATTGCTGATTCTGTAAAATGGCTTTATGATATCATTGTAGATATTGGGCTTGCGGGTGTGGTAGGAGTTGGTTTTTATTTTCTTTTATCTGGAAGGATATGGTGCCGCATGTTTTGCCCTTTGGCCTCCCTTATGCATATTTATGCTAAGTCCAGTAGGTTCCGAATATTTTCCGATAAAAAGAAATGTATCTCCTGCAATATTTGTACAAAAAACTGCCATCAAGGTATTGATGTAATGGGTTATGCCAGTCGAGGAATGCCAATGGATAGCATACAATGTGTACGTTGTTCTGCTTGCGTCTCTCTTTGTCCCACAGATGTATTGGAATTTGGACAGTTAACTTCTTCTGGAGTTCGATACGATTCTATCCAGGCAAAGTTACGGAAATAG
- a CDS encoding sensor histidine kinase yields MKTILERLGIRWLLNLGVTEQLDLESSVRVQLSNLIAFLGIFSNIKYSIFFVIAGAPHYQFMNLIHAIVIALLVFVLYLNTKESYSLSRIILVFTISVPLFFVSTISFGTSGGFYYYFLMFAIVPFVLFSYEEKWWILFVFLMNTAFYIWFEFFGNPGVFAKGTLLYFKEVQDLFRINSVVSCLSFVALFMFYFLRNINRIQKEMIRINDHKDRIFSILAHDLKGPIGTMSTFLGYLTTSLPEREELVFALKELKKSTNQTYLVLENLLDWVRNETKKIQCNPENLNLAVILKNAMDILNIQATDKGILFETKISEEHSIYCDERMTATVLRNILSNAIKYSHPNGKVMIEAELVSPYMEIRFEDHGVGMTQDLLEKIMEGKRFASGFGTVGEKGTGLGLLVCMELLKEQGGSLCVISKPKEGTKIIIRLPLAD; encoded by the coding sequence ATGAAAACCATACTTGAACGATTGGGAATTCGTTGGTTACTTAATTTAGGGGTCACCGAACAGCTGGATTTGGAATCCTCTGTTCGAGTTCAACTTTCTAATTTAATAGCATTTTTAGGGATATTCTCGAACATCAAGTATTCCATTTTCTTTGTTATTGCTGGAGCTCCGCATTATCAATTCATGAATCTTATTCATGCAATAGTAATTGCTTTGTTGGTTTTCGTTTTGTATTTGAATACGAAAGAAAGTTATTCCCTATCTAGAATTATATTGGTTTTTACAATTTCTGTTCCATTGTTTTTTGTTTCGACGATTAGTTTTGGAACTTCTGGCGGATTTTATTATTATTTCCTAATGTTTGCAATTGTACCCTTTGTTCTTTTCTCTTATGAGGAAAAATGGTGGATTCTTTTTGTCTTTCTTATGAACACCGCTTTCTATATTTGGTTCGAATTTTTTGGCAATCCAGGTGTATTTGCAAAGGGTACACTTTTGTATTTTAAAGAGGTTCAAGATTTATTTCGTATTAATTCCGTTGTTTCTTGTTTATCTTTCGTTGCTTTATTTATGTTTTATTTTTTAAGAAATATCAACAGAATCCAAAAAGAAATGATCCGGATCAATGACCACAAGGATCGAATTTTTTCAATCTTAGCTCATGATTTAAAAGGACCGATTGGAACCATGAGTACGTTTTTGGGTTATCTCACAACTTCTTTACCAGAAAGGGAGGAGCTTGTATTTGCCCTGAAAGAGCTTAAAAAAAGTACGAATCAAACTTACTTAGTATTGGAAAATTTGTTAGATTGGGTTAGGAATGAAACTAAAAAGATTCAATGTAATCCCGAAAATCTAAATCTCGCGGTTATTTTAAAAAATGCAATGGATATACTCAATATCCAAGCAACAGATAAAGGAATTCTTTTTGAAACAAAAATCTCTGAAGAACATTCTATTTACTGTGATGAAAGAATGACTGCCACAGTGTTGCGCAATATATTATCGAATGCGATAAAATATTCCCATCCTAATGGAAAGGTTATGATTGAGGCGGAACTGGTATCTCCGTATATGGAAATTCGTTTTGAAGATCATGGTGTAGGTATGACTCAAGACCTTTTGGAAAAAATTATGGAAGGCAAACGATTTGCTTCTGGATTCGGTACTGTTGGGGAGAAGGGAACTGGTCTCGGCCTTCTTGTTTGTATGGAATTATTAAAGGAACAGGGGGGATCTCTTTGTGTCATTAGTAAACCAAAAGAAGGAACAAAAATCATTATCAGACTTCCTCTAGCAGATTAA